The DNA sequence GCCTTCCGGCCAACCCAATTGCAGACGAAAAAGACTAGACAGCGTGCCACCGATGATGGCCCAGAATATCCCGGTAATAAGAAATTGCTTACCAATAACCTTATGATCTTGGCTAAACACGTACTTCCATAACCAGTGCTGATCGTGGTGTTCGTGCTCATCGTGGTGGGCATCGCCATGCTCCGTGTGCGATACAGGGGCAGTGCCTACACCACCGGCCGTCTGAACCCCGGCTGACAAATTCGGCTTGGCTGACATATCTGACATATCGAAAGGCTTTTGATTTGTATTTAGTAAGAAGCGTTAGCCAGAGGAACCGGTGCTACTTCTTTTGATTCGGTAGGCACATTTGGTTTCGCTATATCTTGGATTGCTTTCTTTTTAAAAGAAGCAACCAAGTCGGGGTTTTGTGAGGCAAACGATTTTTGTGAGGCAAACCAGTTCTGATAATCATCCGGTTCATCTACAATAACAGTTGCCTTCATTGCATAATGGCTTTTACCACAGACCTGATTGCACGCTAGCTCGTAGTTGAACTTGGGATTGCCCAACTTGGCACGCATCTCATCGGTAGACATTGTTGGGGTAAACCAAAAACGAGTAGGCATACCTGGAACGGCATACATCTGCACTCGAAAGTTGGGCATGTACACTGCGTGCAAAACATCACGCGAACGAATCTTGAATAGTATCGGGTGGCCTTTTGGTATATGGATCTCGTTCACTGTAAAATCATCCTGCGACGCCTGATCGTTAAGGTCAATACCGAAATCGTTAGAAGCATCAATCAGGCGGTAGTTGATAACACCCAATTTCAAATCCCGACCAGGATAACGCACCAACCAGTTGAACTGCTTACCCATCAACTCCACTACCACGGAGTCCTTGGGAGCTGGGCCAGTAATGCGCGTCCATGCTTTCCAACCGGCAAAAATGAGCGCAGCCATCACAATGGCTGGGATGATAGTCCAGATTACCTCTATCTTATTGTTGTGTGAAAAAAAGTAAGCGCGACGGCCCTCCTTGTACTGATACTTGTAGGCGTACACAAACAACAGCGTTTGGGTGATTGCAAAGGCAACACCAATTACTGTCATCGTTGTCCAAAACATCGTTTCCATGTGATGGCCATGAACCGATGCAATCGGGGGATTCATTTTGCTATAGTTCTGAACAAAAGAATAAGCGAACCATCCGCCGCCGCCAACTAAGAACACGAGCATTAGAATAGCGTTTACGCTATTGCTCATGCCTATGTCGCGAGTAAATGATCCAGAGAAGATGGAAGACAGAATCTGGAGACGAAATAGCAAGCCGAGGACGACCAGTAGCAGTACCAGAACTGCTATAATAGTAAGAGCAGACATTGTGATTTGTTAGGTAGCCAGCAAAGAATAGCTATTAGATGCCTTTAGAACAGGTGTGGCCGGCTTAAGTTATATGCCGTGGCTGTTAGTTCTGATGAACATCTTTCTAAGTAGTGTGGTGAACACTTTCCTCAACAAAAGGATGGTTGACTGGAATCAACAAAGCTCCTGCCAGTCGACGGGTCATCAGCAAAAGGAATGCGCCTAAAAATATTGCTGCTACACCTATCTCTATCAAGAACCCATTTTCGCCCCTCATAGTGCCCGGCATTAGCATCAAATAGAAATCTATCCAGTGCCCAACGAGAATGGCAATACAGACGATTTTAAGAATGATCATTTGCCGTTTAGCATCGCGAGTCATCAACGCCAAAAAGGGGAAGACAAAATTGATGACTATGTTAAGGAAAAACAGACCCGTGTATTGACCATTGAAACCGCCAAGACGCTGATTGAAATAAACCGCTTCTTCGGGTAGGTTGGCATACCAGATCAGCATGAACTGCGAAAACCACAGGTAGGTCCAGAAAATACTGAAGCCAAATATCAACTTACCCAAATCGTGTAAGTGGTTGGCGTTGAGCATTCGCAAATAGCCATTTTGCTTAAGAAAAATAGCTGTCAGCGTGATGCCGGCAATTCCGGATACCCACCACGAGGAAAAAACATACCAGCCGAACAAGGTACTGAACCAATGTACATCGACCGACATCACCCAATCCCAACCAGACATGGAAGACGTGACGGCATAAAGCACCAGAAAGCCTGCGGACATGGTCACGCTAGTATGAAAATACCGGGTGCCGCCGTGCAAGTCTTCTTCCAGAGAAAGCTTGCGTAGCTTCCAAGAGAAGGCTGCCCAGATTGTCAGGTACGACACCATTCGGAAGATGTAGAATGGCCCGCTGAGAAAGCCGCCCTTGGCGGCGATGATGGGGTCGTAATTAGCCGCTCCTTTGGTCATAACGCCCTCCTGCGTCCAATGAAAAATGTCATGGCGGCCTAAGAGAAATACGACCAGCATAATAACGCCTCCCGGTACAAGCCAGACGCTGAATGCCTCAGAAATTCGTTTTATTACCACCGACCAGCCAGCATAGGCCACGTAGTTGATAGCTAGGAACACCGTACCCACGGCTGAGACACCGACAAAAAACAAGTTACTGTGCCACAAGCTTATGATTAAGCGCTTGAGCCAGATAGGACTACCGGTCCCGTGCGTGGCCGTTCCGGTGGCTTCGGGCCCAGTACCCCAGTGGAAGATAGCGGCCATAAGGCCCACCACCAGTAGTACAACGCCAGCAATTATGATGGCAAAAAAGATTTTACGGGCGCCATCCGTAACGACGAGTTGCTCAGCCGTGGCGCTTTCTTGATGCGTCAGAGTTGCCATAGTGCGTGCGAGATGGTGTTATTTAGCGGAGCCATTCTGGCCTTTGGTGTTACCCTGACCGGGCGTCTCGGAACCAGTACTTAAATCGGCTTTACTCGCAGGGGTTGTACTTGCCGCTGCGGTAGTAACAGTTGTATCACTGGCCGAAGACTTGGGGCCCTTAGCGATCATCTCAGTGAGTCCGTCGGGGCCCTTGCCTAACTCCAGTGCCCTGACGTACATGGCTATTTTCCAGCGTTCCTCTGGGATGACCTGCGAGCCATGAGGCATCATGCGGTTGCGACCCCATTGAATGACGTGGTATATGTGACCATCGTTCATTTTGGAATAGTAGCCAGCAGCAGCATAGTTTGGAACGCCCTTGAACTTAAGTCCAACCGGGCCCTGACCATTGCCTTGTTCGCCATGGCAATGCTGGCAGTAACGTGAATACAGTAGCTTGCCTTCTTCCAGATTCGCTTTAGTGTAAGCGAAAGGATTGCGAAGCGTACGCTCAGCAATGCCAACGCTATCCTTAGGGATGTGGTCGTAGTAGCTCAATTTGCCGCGAGCTACGGTGCCAGTGGCAGGAGTCCGCTCATTAATGCCGAAAGCATTAATGGTGTTATAACCCGTCTGGCGCAATGGCTCATACGGAATGGACTCGTACATTTCTGGAGCGTATTCTACGCCAGCATTATCGGCTTGCGGCGTGCAAGACGACGCTAGGCCTCCCAACGATAGTAACAGCACCGAAGCGCGTAGACTCAAAATCAGCGGATGCGTCATTATTTCTTGGTCATTTCTTTCTGGTTGACTTCCGATGCGCCGTTTTCACGCAACAACTGAGTCAGCTTTGGCAGTGATGAATTGTTCTCGTCTAATTCAATGGCCATTACGAATTTATCATCAGTCGAGCGCACGTCCATCACCGGAGTTTTGAAGCGTGGGTACAGCCCAGTGATGGTATAAAAGGTTATCACCATCCCGTGGCAGGTGAAGAATACCGTCAACTCAAAAGCGACGGGTATGAATGCGGGCAATGCAATTTGCGGCTTGCCACCAATAATCATGGGCCAATCGAAACCCAGCGTATAGATTTGGAGCCAGAGTGAAAAAGCCAACCCGCACATGCCGTAGAAGAAAGCAGCAATGGGTAAACGTGAGCGCTCAATTCCCAATGCGTCGTCAATACCATGCACTGGATATGGGGAAAACACATCGTAAATCTTGACCCCTGCGCCACGCACATTGTCAATAGCGTGCAGGAGCACGTCCTCGTCTTCAAAGACGCCCAGAGCGAAACGCTTAGTCATGCTTGTCGTAGGTTACGGGGGCCGAAGCGGGCACGCCGGGAGTTACGGAATAGGTAGTGGCCGGCACACTGTGGCCATGGTTACCTGTGTAAGTAGGGCCGTTATCAACGGT is a window from the Hymenobacter nivis genome containing:
- a CDS encoding cytochrome c oxidase subunit II — encoded protein: MSALTIIAVLVLLLVVLGLLFRLQILSSIFSGSFTRDIGMSNSVNAILMLVFLVGGGGWFAYSFVQNYSKMNPPIASVHGHHMETMFWTTMTVIGVAFAITQTLLFVYAYKYQYKEGRRAYFFSHNNKIEVIWTIIPAIVMAALIFAGWKAWTRITGPAPKDSVVVELMGKQFNWLVRYPGRDLKLGVINYRLIDASNDFGIDLNDQASQDDFTVNEIHIPKGHPILFKIRSRDVLHAVYMPNFRVQMYAVPGMPTRFWFTPTMSTDEMRAKLGNPKFNYELACNQVCGKSHYAMKATVIVDEPDDYQNWFASQKSFASQNPDLVASFKKKAIQDIAKPNVPTESKEVAPVPLANASY
- a CDS encoding quinol:cytochrome C oxidoreductase, whose protein sequence is MATLTHQESATAEQLVVTDGARKIFFAIIIAGVVLLVVGLMAAIFHWGTGPEATGTATHGTGSPIWLKRLIISLWHSNLFFVGVSAVGTVFLAINYVAYAGWSVVIKRISEAFSVWLVPGGVIMLVVFLLGRHDIFHWTQEGVMTKGAANYDPIIAAKGGFLSGPFYIFRMVSYLTIWAAFSWKLRKLSLEEDLHGGTRYFHTSVTMSAGFLVLYAVTSSMSGWDWVMSVDVHWFSTLFGWYVFSSWWVSGIAGITLTAIFLKQNGYLRMLNANHLHDLGKLIFGFSIFWTYLWFSQFMLIWYANLPEEAVYFNQRLGGFNGQYTGLFFLNIVINFVFPFLALMTRDAKRQMIILKIVCIAILVGHWIDFYLMLMPGTMRGENGFLIEIGVAAIFLGAFLLLMTRRLAGALLIPVNHPFVEESVHHTT
- a CDS encoding c-type cytochrome; this translates as MYESIPYEPLRQTGYNTINAFGINERTPATGTVARGKLSYYDHIPKDSVGIAERTLRNPFAYTKANLEEGKLLYSRYCQHCHGEQGNGQGPVGLKFKGVPNYAAAGYYSKMNDGHIYHVIQWGRNRMMPHGSQVIPEERWKIAMYVRALELGKGPDGLTEMIAKGPKSSASDTTVTTAAASTTPASKADLSTGSETPGQGNTKGQNGSAK
- a CDS encoding DUF3341 domain-containing protein, with protein sequence MTKRFALGVFEDEDVLLHAIDNVRGAGVKIYDVFSPYPVHGIDDALGIERSRLPIAAFFYGMCGLAFSLWLQIYTLGFDWPMIIGGKPQIALPAFIPVAFELTVFFTCHGMVITFYTITGLYPRFKTPVMDVRSTDDKFVMAIELDENNSSLPKLTQLLRENGASEVNQKEMTKK